One genomic segment of Streptomyces sp. RerS4 includes these proteins:
- a CDS encoding EAL domain-containing protein: MSAPGAALLTRSPASGGGRGLAAQLLLALVSGGYAVGAALGWGSEELAKIMGDFGLSTAGLLAAVSCYHYARTIDRRERPAWLMFAFSSLMGALGNAVWGWYEVILDRPVPEPSLADFAFLCFAPPAIVGLLVLAKRPVTRAGWVCLGLDSWLIGGSLLTLSWSLALANAARTAQSGAPGSVPRAALSLAYPLLDIALVSMVLVLHFRRSANNRSAVNTAIAALALTVLSDALFTSPLLNTTYRSGEILDAGWFAGSLLLAYAPWGARRAEPAGRAAPPRVDRPHSRPITGSLPALTPYLAAAVCTLGILYNVVDGRKVDRVVVFTGCTVVLALVIRQGIMLLDNIALTQELAQKENHFRSLVQGSSDVIMIAAPTGTLRYVSPAAAGVYGRDAEELVGTELAALIHPDDLGRVVHEVRRFLAAPPAEEPTTRIECRFQSGSGEWLNVESTVNRHQGGLILNSRDVTERVRLQAQLQHSAEHDPLTDLPNRALFTRRVRQALTGRRAGDHSTAVLFIDLDGFKAVNDTIGHQAGDELLVEAARRLQDAVRAGDTAARLGGDEFAALILGDGSRDRGAREYQVHEIAERLRATLSQPYRIAGSEVRVAASIGVAFADPGITPSDLMRNADLAMYRAKAAGKDRVELYAPQMQAEVVRKTELAGRLRTALHEGEFVLLHQPVVSLASGAVTAVAAQARWRSAQGILFTPAEFLRVAEHSEGGPSGQDASRAAELGRWLLEEAVEQAAERHRAGHDVPVAVRMTARRLLDRSLPHGAVESLLTRHGLPSGALVLELSASDPRVPFDELERRLAALHRLGVRIALDGFGSGYAAISALRRLPVDLLKLDRGLVEGVVESARLHKITAGLLRIANDLGMQSVAEGVDLPEQVLALRAMGCTHGQGAAFSGPLDEYRLRRALVRGTFPVPGGSVLPALAAGASGGPMVIRRGSNNETPVPPA, from the coding sequence GTGAGCGCCCCGGGGGCCGCGCTCCTGACCCGGTCGCCGGCCTCCGGCGGCGGCAGGGGCCTGGCGGCGCAGCTCCTCCTCGCGTTGGTGAGCGGCGGGTACGCCGTCGGGGCGGCCCTGGGTTGGGGGTCCGAGGAACTCGCCAAGATCATGGGTGACTTCGGGCTCAGCACGGCCGGCCTCCTTGCCGCCGTCTCCTGCTACCACTACGCGCGTACCATCGACCGGCGCGAGCGACCCGCCTGGCTGATGTTCGCGTTCTCCTCGCTCATGGGAGCCCTCGGCAACGCCGTCTGGGGCTGGTACGAGGTCATCCTCGACCGTCCGGTCCCGGAACCCTCGCTCGCCGACTTCGCGTTCCTCTGCTTCGCCCCGCCCGCCATCGTGGGCCTGCTCGTCCTCGCCAAGCGGCCCGTGACCAGGGCCGGCTGGGTCTGCCTGGGACTCGACTCCTGGCTCATCGGCGGCTCCCTGCTCACCCTCTCGTGGAGCCTGGCCCTCGCGAACGCCGCCCGCACCGCCCAGTCGGGCGCCCCCGGCAGCGTGCCCCGCGCGGCCCTCTCGCTCGCCTATCCGCTCCTCGACATCGCGCTCGTCTCGATGGTGCTGGTCCTGCACTTCCGCCGCTCGGCGAACAACCGCTCGGCCGTCAACACCGCCATCGCCGCCCTCGCCCTGACCGTCCTGAGCGACGCGCTCTTCACCTCCCCACTGCTCAACACCACCTACCGCTCGGGGGAGATCCTCGACGCCGGCTGGTTCGCCGGCTCGCTCCTCCTCGCCTACGCGCCCTGGGGCGCCCGTCGCGCCGAACCGGCCGGCCGGGCCGCGCCCCCGCGCGTCGACCGGCCGCACAGCCGTCCCATCACCGGATCGCTGCCCGCCCTCACGCCGTACCTCGCCGCCGCGGTCTGCACCCTCGGCATCCTCTACAACGTGGTGGACGGCAGGAAGGTCGACCGCGTGGTCGTCTTCACCGGCTGCACCGTCGTCCTCGCCCTCGTCATCCGCCAGGGCATCATGCTCCTCGACAACATCGCCCTGACCCAGGAACTGGCCCAGAAGGAGAACCACTTCCGCTCCCTGGTCCAGGGCTCCAGCGACGTGATCATGATCGCGGCGCCCACCGGCACCCTGCGTTACGTCAGCCCCGCCGCCGCCGGGGTCTACGGCCGCGACGCGGAGGAGCTGGTCGGCACGGAACTCGCCGCCCTCATCCATCCCGACGACCTCGGCCGCGTGGTCCACGAGGTACGCCGCTTCCTCGCCGCCCCGCCGGCCGAGGAGCCCACCACCCGCATCGAATGCCGCTTCCAGTCCGGCAGCGGCGAGTGGCTCAACGTGGAGTCCACCGTCAACCGTCACCAGGGCGGTCTCATCCTCAACAGCCGCGACGTCACCGAGCGGGTGCGCCTGCAGGCCCAGCTCCAGCACAGCGCCGAGCACGACCCCCTGACCGACCTGCCCAACCGGGCCCTGTTCACCCGCCGCGTCCGCCAGGCCCTGACCGGCCGCCGCGCCGGCGACCACAGCACCGCCGTGCTCTTCATCGACCTCGACGGATTCAAGGCCGTCAACGACACCATCGGCCACCAGGCGGGCGACGAACTGCTCGTCGAGGCCGCCCGCCGCCTCCAGGACGCCGTCCGGGCGGGGGACACCGCCGCCCGCCTCGGCGGCGACGAGTTCGCCGCGCTCATCCTGGGCGACGGCAGCCGCGACCGCGGCGCCCGCGAGTACCAGGTGCACGAGATCGCCGAGCGGCTGCGCGCCACGCTCTCCCAGCCCTACCGGATCGCCGGCAGCGAGGTCCGCGTCGCCGCCAGCATCGGCGTGGCCTTCGCCGACCCCGGCATCACCCCTTCGGACCTCATGCGCAACGCCGACCTCGCCATGTACCGCGCCAAGGCCGCCGGCAAGGACCGCGTCGAGCTGTACGCCCCGCAGATGCAGGCCGAGGTGGTCCGCAAGACCGAGCTCGCGGGCCGGCTGCGCACCGCGCTCCACGAGGGCGAGTTCGTCCTGCTGCACCAGCCCGTGGTGTCGCTGGCGAGCGGTGCGGTGACGGCCGTCGCCGCCCAGGCCCGCTGGCGCTCCGCCCAGGGGATCCTCTTCACACCGGCCGAGTTCCTGCGGGTGGCCGAGCACAGCGAGGGCGGCCCGTCCGGGCAGGACGCCTCGCGCGCCGCGGAACTGGGCCGTTGGCTCCTGGAGGAGGCCGTCGAGCAGGCCGCCGAGCGCCACCGCGCGGGGCACGACGTACCAGTGGCCGTACGGATGACCGCCCGGCGCCTGTTGGACCGGTCCCTGCCGCACGGGGCCGTGGAGTCCCTGCTGACCCGACACGGACTGCCGTCCGGGGCGTTGGTCCTGGAGCTCTCCGCCTCCGACCCCAGAGTGCCTTTCGACGAGCTGGAGCGGCGCCTCGCGGCCCTGCACCGGCTCGGGGTGCGCATCGCCCTGGACGGGTTCGGCAGCGGCTACGCGGCCATCAGCGCCCTCCGCCGCCTGCCGGTCGACCTGCTCAAGCTGGATCGGGGCCTGGTGGAGGGCGTGGTCGAGTCCGCCCGCCTGCACAAGATCACCGCAGGTTTGTTGCGGATCGCAAATGATTTGGGCATGCAGTCCGTGGCCGAAGGAGTGGATCTGCCCGAGCAGGTCCTGGCCCTGCGCGCCATGGGCTGCACGCACGGCCAGGGAGCGGCCTTTTCCGGCCCCCTCGACGAATACAGGCTGCGGCGCGCGCTCGTGCGAGGTACGTTCCCAGTACCGGGCGGTTCCGTCCTGCCCGCCTTGGCGGCAGGGGCGTCCGGGGGCCCGATGGTCATCCGTAGAGGCTCAAATAATGAGACGCCCGTCCCACCCGCTTGA
- a CDS encoding acetolactate synthase large subunit: protein MPMTEQASGAHHPQPRPRTGGQQPAAVEHVTGAQSLIRSLEEVGCDTVFGIPGGCILPAYDPMMDSKKVRHILVRHEQGAGHAATGYAQATGKVGVCMATSGPGATNLVTPIADAHMDSVPLVAITGQVSSKAIGTDAFQEADIVGITMPITKHNFLVTKADDIAKTIAEAFHIAASGRPGPVLVDIAKDALQAKTTFSWPPAMDLPGYRPVTKPHAKQIREAAKLIVAAKRPVLYVGGGVMKAGATAELKVLAELTGVPVCTTLMALGSFPDSHPLHVGMPGMHGSVTGVTALQKSDLLIALGTRFDDRVTGKLDSFAPFAKVIHADIDPAEIGKNREVDVPIVGDAREVIADLIQAIQAEHTEGNTGDYTAWWSDLNRWRETYPLGYDLPEDGSLSPQQVIERIGKLAPKGTIFTAGVGQHQMWASHFVTYEEPRTWLNSGGAGTMGYAVPAAMGAKVGMPERPVWAIDGDGCFQMTNQELATCALNNIPIKVAIINNGALGMVRQWQTLFYNQRYSNTVLHADETGHDTVGSQLGESSAPRQGTRVPDFVKLSEAMGCVALRCEDPADLDKVIAEANAINDRPVVIDFIVHEDAMVWPMVAAGTSNDEVMAARGVRPDFGDNEDD from the coding sequence ATGCCGATGACCGAGCAGGCCTCCGGGGCCCACCATCCGCAGCCGCGGCCCCGTACGGGCGGGCAGCAGCCCGCCGCAGTTGAGCACGTCACGGGTGCGCAGTCCCTCATCCGCTCTCTCGAAGAGGTGGGCTGCGACACCGTCTTCGGCATCCCGGGCGGCTGCATCCTCCCCGCGTACGACCCGATGATGGACAGCAAGAAGGTCCGTCACATCCTGGTCCGCCACGAGCAGGGAGCCGGCCACGCCGCCACCGGCTACGCGCAGGCCACCGGCAAGGTCGGCGTCTGCATGGCGACCTCCGGCCCGGGTGCCACGAACCTGGTCACGCCCATCGCCGACGCGCACATGGACTCCGTCCCGCTCGTCGCGATCACCGGCCAGGTCTCCTCCAAGGCGATCGGCACCGACGCCTTCCAGGAGGCGGACATCGTCGGCATCACCATGCCGATCACCAAGCACAACTTCCTGGTCACCAAGGCCGACGACATCGCGAAGACCATCGCCGAGGCCTTCCACATCGCCGCCAGCGGCCGCCCCGGCCCGGTCCTCGTCGACATCGCCAAGGACGCCCTCCAGGCGAAGACCACCTTCTCCTGGCCGCCGGCCATGGACCTGCCGGGCTACCGGCCGGTCACCAAGCCGCACGCCAAGCAGATCCGCGAGGCCGCCAAGCTCATCGTCGCGGCCAAGCGCCCGGTCCTCTACGTCGGCGGCGGCGTCATGAAGGCCGGTGCCACGGCCGAGCTGAAGGTCCTCGCCGAGCTGACCGGGGTCCCCGTCTGCACCACCCTGATGGCCCTGGGCTCCTTCCCCGACAGCCACCCGCTGCACGTCGGCATGCCGGGCATGCACGGTTCCGTCACCGGCGTCACCGCCCTGCAGAAGTCCGACCTGCTCATCGCGCTCGGCACCCGCTTCGACGACCGCGTCACCGGCAAGCTCGACAGCTTCGCCCCCTTCGCCAAGGTCATCCACGCGGACATCGACCCGGCCGAGATCGGCAAGAACCGCGAGGTCGACGTCCCGATCGTCGGTGACGCCCGCGAGGTCATCGCCGACCTGATCCAGGCCATCCAGGCCGAGCACACCGAGGGCAACACCGGCGACTACACCGCCTGGTGGAGCGACCTCAACCGCTGGCGCGAGACCTACCCCCTGGGCTACGACCTGCCCGAGGACGGCTCGCTCTCCCCCCAGCAGGTCATCGAGCGGATCGGCAAGCTCGCCCCGAAGGGCACGATCTTCACGGCCGGCGTCGGCCAGCACCAGATGTGGGCCTCCCACTTCGTCACGTACGAGGAGCCCCGCACCTGGCTGAACTCCGGCGGCGCCGGAACCATGGGCTACGCGGTCCCCGCCGCGATGGGCGCCAAGGTCGGCATGCCGGAGCGCCCCGTCTGGGCGATCGACGGCGACGGCTGCTTCCAGATGACCAATCAGGAACTCGCCACCTGCGCGCTGAACAACATCCCGATCAAGGTCGCCATCATCAACAACGGCGCCCTCGGCATGGTCCGTCAGTGGCAGACGCTGTTCTACAACCAGCGCTACTCCAACACCGTGCTGCACGCCGACGAGACCGGCCACGACACGGTGGGCTCCCAGCTCGGCGAGTCCAGCGCCCCCCGCCAGGGCACCCGCGTCCCGGACTTCGTCAAGCTGTCCGAGGCCATGGGCTGTGTCGCGCTGCGCTGCGAGGACCCGGCGGACCTCGACAAGGTCATCGCCGAGGCCAACGCGATCAACGACCGCCCGGTCGTGATCGACTTCATCGTCCACGAGGACGCCATGGTGTGGCCGATGGTCGCCGCCGGCACCTCCAACGACGAGGTCATGGCAGCCCGGGGCGTCCGTCCCGACTTCGGCGACAACGAAGACGACTGA
- the ilvN gene encoding acetolactate synthase small subunit: MSKHTLSVLVENTPGILARIAALFSRRGFNIDSLAVGVTEHPDISRITIVVNVEDLPLEQVTKQLNKLVNVLKIVELEPHNAIERELVLVKVRADNETRSQIVEIVQLFRAKTVDVSPEAVTIEATGGTDKLGAMLKMLEPFGIKELVQSGTIAIGRGGRSITDRSLRSLDRTA, from the coding sequence ATGTCCAAGCACACGCTCTCCGTCCTGGTCGAGAACACGCCCGGCATCCTCGCCCGGATCGCCGCGCTGTTCTCCCGCCGCGGGTTCAACATCGACTCCCTCGCGGTCGGCGTCACCGAGCACCCCGACATCTCCCGCATCACCATCGTCGTGAACGTCGAGGACCTCCCGCTGGAGCAGGTGACCAAGCAGCTCAACAAGCTGGTCAACGTGCTCAAGATCGTCGAGCTGGAGCCGCACAACGCCATCGAGCGCGAACTCGTCCTCGTGAAGGTCCGCGCCGACAACGAGACGCGCTCCCAGATCGTCGAGATCGTCCAGCTGTTCCGCGCCAAGACGGTCGACGTCTCCCCGGAGGCCGTCACCATCGAGGCCACCGGCGGCACCGACAAGCTCGGCGCCATGCTCAAGATGCTGGAGCCCTTCGGCATCAAGGAGCTCGTGCAGTCCGGCACGATCGCCATAGGGCGTGGCGGACGGTCCATCACCGACCGAAGCCTGCGTTCGCTCGACCGCACCGCCTGA
- the ilvC gene encoding ketol-acid reductoisomerase, producing MAELFYENDADLSIIQGRKVAVIGYGSQGHAHALSLRDSGVDVVVGLKEGSKSKAKAEEQGLKVVSVSEAAEWANVIMILTPDPLQAEIYEESIKDHLKEGDALFFGHGFNVRYGFIKPPANVDVALVAPKGPGHLVRRQYEEGRGVPCIAAVEQDFTGSAFDLALSYAAGIGGTRAGVIKTTFTEETETDLFGEQAVLCGGASALVKAGFEVLTEAGYQPEIAYFECLHELKLIVDLMYEGGLEKMRWSVSETAEWGDYITGPRVITDATKAEMKKVLAEIQSGEFANTWMAEYKAGLPKYNEYKKADSEHLLETTGKKLRKLMSWVDNDES from the coding sequence GTGGCCGAGCTGTTCTACGAGAACGACGCCGACCTGTCCATCATCCAGGGCCGCAAGGTCGCGGTCATCGGCTACGGCAGCCAGGGCCACGCCCACGCGCTGTCGCTCCGTGACTCGGGCGTCGACGTCGTCGTCGGCCTGAAGGAGGGCTCGAAGTCCAAGGCCAAGGCCGAGGAGCAGGGTCTGAAGGTCGTCTCCGTCTCGGAGGCCGCCGAGTGGGCGAACGTCATCATGATCCTGACGCCGGACCCGCTCCAGGCCGAGATCTACGAGGAGTCCATCAAGGACCACCTCAAGGAGGGCGACGCGCTCTTCTTCGGCCACGGCTTCAACGTCCGCTACGGCTTCATCAAGCCCCCGGCCAACGTGGACGTCGCCCTCGTCGCCCCGAAGGGTCCGGGTCACCTGGTCCGCCGCCAGTACGAGGAAGGCCGCGGCGTGCCCTGCATCGCCGCCGTCGAGCAGGACTTCACCGGTTCCGCGTTCGACCTCGCGCTGTCCTACGCGGCCGGCATCGGCGGCACCCGCGCCGGCGTCATCAAGACCACGTTCACCGAGGAGACCGAGACCGACCTGTTCGGTGAGCAGGCCGTCCTCTGCGGTGGCGCCTCCGCCCTGGTCAAGGCCGGTTTCGAGGTCCTGACCGAGGCCGGCTACCAGCCGGAGATCGCCTACTTCGAGTGCCTGCACGAGCTGAAGCTCATCGTCGACCTCATGTACGAGGGCGGCCTGGAGAAGATGCGCTGGTCGGTCTCCGAGACCGCCGAGTGGGGCGACTACATCACCGGCCCGCGCGTCATCACCGACGCGACCAAGGCGGAGATGAAGAAGGTCCTCGCCGAGATCCAGAGCGGCGAGTTCGCCAACACCTGGATGGCCGAGTACAAGGCGGGTCTGCCCAAGTACAACGAGTACAAGAAGGCGGACTCCGAGCACCTGCTGGAGACCACCGGCAAGAAGCTGCGCAAGCTGATGAGCTGGGTCGACAACGACGAGAGCTGA
- the serA gene encoding phosphoglycerate dehydrogenase — MSSKPVVLIAEELSPATVDALGPDFEIRHVNGADRAELLPAIVDVDAILVRSATKVDAEAIAAAKKLKVVARAGVGLDNVDVSAATKAGVMVVNAPTSNIVTAAELACGLLVATARNIPQANTALKNGEWKRNKYTGVELSEKTLGVVGLGRIGVLVAQRMSAFGMKIVAYDPYVQPARAAQMGVKMLTLDELLEVADFITVHLPKTPETLGLIGDEALHKVKPSVRIVNAARGGIVDEAALYAAIKEGRVAGAGLDVYAKEPCTDSPLFELDQVVCTPHLGASTDEAQEKAGIAVAKSVRLALAGELVPDAVNVQGGVIAEDVRPGLPLAEKLGRIFTALAGEVAVRLDVEVCGEITQHDVKVLELSALKGVFEDVVDETVSYVNAPLFAQERGVEVRLTTSSESPDHRNVVTVRGTLSDGQEVSVSGTLAGPKHLQKIVGVGEYDVDLALADHMIVLRYTDRPGVVGKVGHLLGEAGLNIAGMQVARAEEGGEALVVLTVDAEVPVDVLAAISAEIGAASARTVNLG, encoded by the coding sequence GTGAGCTCGAAACCTGTCGTACTCATCGCCGAAGAGCTGTCGCCCGCCACGGTGGACGCACTCGGTCCGGACTTCGAGATCCGGCACGTCAACGGCGCCGACCGCGCGGAGCTGCTGCCCGCGATCGTCGACGTGGACGCCATCCTCGTCCGCTCCGCCACCAAGGTGGACGCCGAGGCGATCGCCGCCGCCAAGAAGCTCAAGGTCGTCGCCCGCGCCGGTGTCGGTCTCGACAACGTCGACGTCTCCGCCGCCACCAAGGCCGGCGTGATGGTCGTGAACGCCCCGACCTCCAACATCGTCACCGCCGCCGAGCTGGCCTGTGGCCTCCTCGTCGCCACCGCCCGCAACATCCCGCAGGCCAACACCGCGCTGAAGAACGGTGAGTGGAAGCGGAACAAGTACACGGGCGTCGAGCTGAGCGAGAAGACCCTCGGCGTCGTCGGCCTCGGCCGCATCGGCGTCCTGGTCGCCCAGCGCATGTCGGCCTTCGGCATGAAGATCGTCGCGTACGACCCCTACGTGCAGCCCGCGCGCGCCGCCCAGATGGGCGTCAAGATGCTGACGCTGGACGAGCTGCTGGAGGTCGCCGACTTCATCACGGTGCACCTGCCCAAGACCCCCGAGACCCTCGGTCTCATCGGGGACGAGGCCCTGCACAAGGTCAAGCCGTCCGTCCGCATCGTCAACGCCGCCCGCGGCGGGATCGTGGACGAGGCCGCGCTGTACGCGGCCATCAAGGAGGGCCGCGTCGCCGGCGCCGGCCTCGACGTGTACGCCAAGGAGCCCTGCACGGACTCCCCGCTCTTCGAGCTCGACCAGGTCGTCTGCACCCCGCACCTCGGCGCGTCCACGGACGAGGCCCAGGAGAAGGCCGGCATCGCGGTCGCCAAGTCGGTGCGCCTCGCGCTCGCCGGTGAGCTCGTACCGGACGCGGTCAACGTCCAGGGCGGCGTCATCGCCGAGGACGTCCGCCCCGGTCTGCCGCTCGCCGAGAAGCTCGGCCGCATCTTCACCGCGCTGGCGGGCGAGGTCGCGGTCCGTCTCGACGTCGAGGTGTGCGGCGAGATCACCCAGCACGACGTCAAGGTGCTGGAACTCTCCGCCCTCAAGGGTGTCTTCGAGGACGTCGTCGACGAGACGGTCTCCTACGTCAACGCCCCCCTGTTCGCGCAGGAGCGCGGCGTCGAGGTCCGCCTGACCACCAGCTCGGAGTCCCCGGACCACCGCAACGTGGTGACCGTGCGCGGCACCCTGTCGGACGGCCAGGAGGTGTCGGTCTCCGGCACCCTCGCGGGCCCGAAGCACCTTCAGAAGATCGTCGGTGTCGGCGAGTACGACGTGGACCTGGCCCTGGCCGACCACATGATCGTCCTGCGCTACACCGACCGCCCCGGTGTCGTCGGCAAGGTCGGCCACCTGCTGGGCGAGGCCGGTCTGAACATCGCGGGCATGCAGGTCGCCCGCGCCGAGGAGGGCGGCGAGGCGCTCGTCGTCCTCACCGTCGACGCCGAGGTCCCGGTCGACGTCCTCGCGGCCATCTCGGCCGAGATCGGCGCGGCTTCGGCGCGTACGGTCAACCTGGGCTGA
- a CDS encoding MFS transporter, with protein MTNPAATAPLAGRREWTAFTVLVLPLLLVSMDVSVLYFAIPAITRQLDPSATQQLWIFDSYAFALSGLLITMGSLGDRIGRRKLLLIGATAFGLASIGAAYATSAEMLIAARVLLGIGGATLMPSTLALVRNLFQDAAQRGKAIAIWSGVMTGGIALGSVMSGVLLNHFWWGSVFLINVPAMLLLLALVPALVPEFKDPAPGRFDLLSVPLSAAAVLPLVYGLKEIAAEGFELRYVLCLVAGLAFGFVFARRRRTREDAMVPRALFRGRGFAAGVGLNTIAAFAMMGSAYFTTQYLQSVLGMGTLEAALWSLAPSVVIGAAAPVSATLARQVDRAYVIAGGFLLAAAGFCLVALVDTDSLWLVLTGAGVLASGVVTVMSLVSDMALGAAPAEKAGSAASLLETGQEFGGALGMALLGSLGTAVYRDDLAGAEPAARETLGGAVATAGQLGGEAGAHLLTLAREAFVHGMQYAAWGGAALLLGAAVLAAALLRGIAAPAKGAAETKAKARSDADAAQAGPLPEAAHGAA; from the coding sequence ATGACGAACCCCGCCGCTACGGCTCCCCTCGCCGGCCGCCGCGAATGGACCGCGTTCACGGTCCTCGTGCTGCCGCTGCTCCTGGTCTCGATGGACGTCTCCGTCCTCTACTTCGCCATCCCGGCCATCACCCGACAGCTCGACCCGAGCGCCACCCAGCAGCTCTGGATCTTCGACAGCTACGCCTTCGCCCTCTCCGGCCTGCTGATCACGATGGGCTCCCTCGGCGACCGGATCGGCCGCCGCAAGCTCCTCCTGATCGGCGCCACCGCCTTCGGCCTCGCCTCGATCGGCGCCGCCTACGCCACCAGCGCCGAGATGCTCATCGCGGCCCGCGTTCTGCTCGGTATCGGCGGCGCGACCCTGATGCCGTCCACGCTGGCCCTCGTCCGCAACCTCTTCCAGGACGCCGCCCAGCGCGGCAAGGCCATCGCCATCTGGTCCGGCGTCATGACCGGCGGCATCGCCCTCGGTTCGGTGATGAGCGGCGTCCTGCTGAACCACTTCTGGTGGGGCTCGGTCTTCCTGATCAACGTGCCCGCGATGCTGCTCCTGCTCGCCTTGGTCCCCGCCTTGGTCCCCGAGTTCAAGGACCCGGCCCCCGGCCGCTTCGACCTGCTGAGCGTCCCGCTGTCCGCCGCCGCCGTCCTGCCGCTGGTCTACGGCCTCAAGGAGATCGCCGCCGAGGGCTTCGAACTCCGCTACGTGCTGTGCCTCGTCGCCGGCCTGGCCTTCGGGTTCGTCTTCGCACGGCGCCGGCGCACCCGTGAGGACGCGATGGTCCCCCGGGCCCTGTTCCGGGGACGCGGCTTCGCCGCCGGCGTCGGTCTCAACACCATCGCCGCCTTCGCGATGATGGGCTCGGCGTACTTCACCACCCAGTACCTGCAGTCCGTACTCGGCATGGGCACCCTCGAAGCCGCCCTGTGGAGCCTCGCCCCCTCGGTCGTGATCGGCGCCGCGGCTCCCGTCTCCGCGACCCTGGCCCGGCAGGTCGACCGCGCCTACGTCATCGCCGGCGGCTTCCTCCTCGCCGCGGCCGGGTTCTGCCTGGTCGCCCTCGTGGACACCGACTCGCTGTGGCTCGTGCTCACCGGCGCCGGTGTGCTCGCCTCCGGCGTCGTCACGGTGATGTCCCTGGTCTCCGACATGGCGCTGGGCGCCGCCCCCGCCGAGAAGGCCGGTTCCGCCGCCTCCCTGCTGGAGACGGGCCAGGAGTTCGGCGGGGCGCTGGGCATGGCCCTGCTGGGCAGCCTCGGCACCGCCGTCTACCGCGACGACCTGGCCGGCGCGGAGCCTGCCGCACGGGAGACCCTGGGCGGGGCGGTCGCCACCGCCGGGCAGCTCGGCGGCGAGGCGGGCGCCCATCTGCTGACCCTGGCCCGCGAGGCGTTCGTCCACGGCATGCAGTACGCCGCCTGGGGCGGGGCGGCGCTGCTCCTCGGGGCGGCGGTGCTCGCCGCCGCCCTGCTGCGGGGCATTGCGGCCCCGGCGAAGGGCGCGGCCGAGACCAAGGCCAAGGCCCGGTCCGACGCCGACGCCGCGCAGGCCGGCCCCCTGCCGGAGGCCGCGCACGGGGCGGCGTAA
- a CDS encoding TetR/AcrR family transcriptional regulator: MGHREDLLEGAKKCLVEKGFVRTTARDIVGASGTNLASIGYHYGSKDALLTQAFIALMEEWGDGFKARLGGEPGTLERFRSVWDSVLAQHEASSPVWTASLEVALGRDTRPELRAMLAASQGEGRRGLISMLTGTPEEQITEREQRTVGAVYQALLNGLMIQWLFDPASAATAEEFTEGMRRIAAGLGGAPEGEEQEE, translated from the coding sequence ATGGGACATCGTGAAGATCTACTCGAAGGCGCCAAGAAGTGCCTGGTCGAGAAGGGGTTCGTACGGACCACCGCCCGCGACATCGTCGGCGCGTCCGGCACGAACCTGGCCTCGATCGGGTACCACTACGGGTCCAAGGACGCCCTGCTCACACAGGCGTTCATCGCGCTGATGGAGGAATGGGGCGACGGCTTCAAGGCCCGCCTGGGCGGGGAGCCGGGCACGCTGGAGCGGTTCCGTTCGGTGTGGGACAGCGTCCTCGCGCAGCACGAGGCGTCGAGCCCCGTCTGGACGGCCAGCCTGGAGGTGGCGCTCGGCCGGGACACGCGGCCGGAGTTGCGGGCCATGCTGGCCGCCTCGCAGGGCGAGGGGCGCCGGGGGCTCATCTCCATGCTGACCGGCACTCCGGAGGAGCAGATCACCGAGCGGGAGCAGCGCACGGTGGGCGCGGTCTACCAGGCCCTCCTGAACGGCCTGATGATCCAGTGGCTCTTCGACCCCGCGAGCGCGGCCACCGCCGAGGAGTTCACCGAGGGCATGCGCCGCATCGCGGCGGGGCTCGGCGGGGCGCCGGAGGGGGAGGAGCAGGAGGAGTAG